DNA from Pseudorca crassidens isolate mPseCra1 chromosome Y, mPseCra1.hap1, whole genome shotgun sequence:
CCGAGTCACTGATGTAGAAACAAATTTGTACCACATGGAGAAGGTTGGCAGAGGTATAAACTAGGAGGCTGGGTTTAACACATGCACACTAATATATATCACACTGATACAAGCCAGGACCTACATTGAACTCAAACAAGTGTTCCCAACACTGTGGAATAAACTACATGGGAACACATTCCAAaagagaatagatatatgtacatatagaaTGGAGTCAAGCGTCTGGAGCACTACAAAATAACAACACAGTAATTAATTATGTtgcactataaaataaaaattcaattagtaataaaataaaataatgcaccCATATTCCCCTCAGGCCTCGTTGACGTTGCCTGGAGTCACAGCCTTGGAGGGTGAGCAGGCTTGGGTTCCAACGCTGGACTGCGGTGGGACCGAGGCACCTGGGGAGGATTTACCAGCAAAGCGGTCCCACGTGAAACTGTAATGCCTCGTCCACCATGGACGGCACCACTATCTCCATATGTAGGAGTGCCTTCCTACAGCTAGCCAAGCACAATGAACTCAAAGAATGACGGATCCTGTGGCTGAAAGACCGCTCTGAAAACACCCGGTATCCAGATGTTTTGGGGCTGGGGTTCTCACCTCTAGCCTTCTTCCTCAGAATCGTCCCAGTTACCTGCTTCAACACTCTCGTCTCGGGGAAGTTGCCGGGATGCGGATCTGTCAAATATTGTAGTGTCAGGGGGAGCAAGTAATGAGACACACTCATTTGGGTGTTTGTGATGGCACATTACGCTCTAATTTCCATTCGGGGACACGAGTTTTCCGAAGGTCAGGATTCCCGAATAACGGacagtgctaaaaaaaaattctgccccCCTGTGGCCTCTTCTTGTAACAGCAATTTCAGAACCGGTGGTGAGTGGAACTTCGTAATAAAAAATCCTGAGGCGCTAGAAAGTACAACTACCCTCAAGAAATGTCCTGGGAAAGGTCATTAAAAAAGGATTCAATTCAGTGCCCTTGTTCATCACACCAATTTGAAGAGGTACGTTTTATTCCcagtgttcttaaaaaaaaaactcacaaggAATAGAGATGTACATCACTATGTATTTCAGAAAGGGAAATCCATCTTACAGCAAGGTATCACTCCGCAGCAGTCAAAATGGGCAAGGTCAAATGTCTTCAGGCAATCCATACGAGAGAGGGCTTGGAGAATTGGGAGTTACCCCAAAGGCATTCGTAGCAGTGCACATTAAATCTGGCCTTATGTAAAACAGAATGCAGTTTCTCGCATATATACACCGAGTACAAAACTATGATCAGATATGGCTTTCATGGAATTATATGTGCAGGACACCTTCCTTGAAAATCACAAAGGCACCCGTTCGCTCCTTGCGGAGCCATGTATGACAGCCCTGATACACAGAAACCATGAAGCCCACACACAGAGGATGAAAATAGACAGTGgggtacataaatacaatggagaaTTACACAAccataaaaatgtatgaaaaaatgCCCACTGaagcaacatggaaggacctgGATTTGGTCACATTCAGGATACTAAGTTAGACacagaaagacacatatcctgggATATCTCTTATGAGTTGTGTTTAACAGTTGCCACAAATAAACTATACTTTACAACAGAGAAACcgagtcacagacatagacacCAAAGTTTGCATACCAAAGTGAGAAGTTTCGGTGGAGGCATAGACTAGtagattgggattcacatatgcacactaatatatgtaaaacagaataGCAGTCAGGAGTAAAGTTGAACTAAGTGAACTGTTCCCAACACTCtggaataacctaaatgggaagagcATAGAAAAGAGCAtagatacatatacatgtataacagaGTCAAGTGGCTGTACAGCCAATgaaacacaacagtgtaaattaaGTGTGTTCCCGTATAAGATAAAACTTCagtttaaattaaagaaataccACCTGTATTACCTAAGTCTTCGGTGAgccggccggtgtcacacccctagAGTCTCGGATAGCTTGGTTCACAAAGCTGTACTGTGGTGGGACTGAGGCAGCTCTGGAGGATATTCCAGCAAAGGGTTCATCTGTAGTGCCTAATCCACTCTGAACGGCACCACTATCTCCATATCCAGGAGTGCTTTGCTATACCTACAAAAGGTCAATGCACCGAAAGAATGTTGGACCATGAAGCTGCAAGTGTGCTGTGAAAACTCGAATTGTCCAGGTACGTTGGTGCTGGGGTTCTCACGTGCAGCCTCCTACCTTAGAGTTGCCCCACTTGCTGATGGAAATACTCTCATCTAGGAGATTCTGCCGGGTTGGTGATCTGTCAAGTGGCTGGAGGGTAAGGAGGAAGATGTAATGGGACTCAATCCCTTGGGTATTTGTTTTGGTACCTACCACTCTACTTTGAATTCTGGGACACGATTTTCCCAAACGACTGGATTCCCGGATAAACAGACTATGTTGAAAATAATCCTGTTGATATTTGGCCGCTTCTTTttaacaaaaacttaaaaacCGGTGCCTACCATAACTTCATAATTAAAACGTCAGTGGCACTGTGAAGGACATCTACCCTCCAGGAAGATCTTGAAGCTGGTCATTGAAAAAGGATTCAAATCAAGGCCCACTTTCAACAAGCCAATTTCAACAGGTACATTTTATTCAAAGTGTTCTTAAAAAATAACTCACACACAAGGAAAGGTGATCTACATATTTAAGTATTATCGAAAGGGAAATGAAACCTACAGAAAGGTATCAGCCTGCAGCTGTCAGAATGGGCAAAGTCAAAATGTCAACAGGAAATACATGCTGGAGATGGCTTGGAGAAGTGAGAATCCCGCTAAGCCGTTCGTAGGACTCCACATTGGAAACGTTcattatggaaagcagtatggaggttccctaaataAGTACACCAAGAACTATTGTATGGTCACCAATGGGCTCCTAGACAGACATACTGAGACCAGCATCGTTGCAAATTATACCGGCACCCGTATGCACCATGCAGACCTATGTGTGATAACACAGATATGGAACCGACTGACAGCCCATCAACAGTTGATTGAAAAActaaatgtggtacatatatacagtgcagtattacacagacataaaaatatatgaaaaaaatacccACTACAGCAAAATTGAAGGCCCTGGATTTGATCACATTCAGGatagtaagttagacagagaaagactcaTATCCTGGGATATCTTTTATGGGTGGATTTTAAAACTTGAtgcaaataaactatacttcacaacacagaaacagaatcacagacatagagtcAAAGTATGGGTACCAAAAGGAGAAGTTTGGGGGAGGCATAAAcaaggaggttgggattaacatatgcatactaatatacatataaaagagGACACCAGCCAGGACTTCAGTTTTACTCAGTCAAATGTTCCAAACACTCTGGAATATGCTTTACATAGAGAGAATTGAAAAGagcatatatagatatagatagtgatatatagatagagatatatagatatatacgtaTAACGGATTCAGGTGGCTGTGCAGCCAAAGAACCACAGCAGTGTAAATTAAGGATATTCcagtataatataaaaattcagTGTAAATTAAAGGATTTTTTCTGTATTCCATAAGGCCTTGGTGCCCAGACCAGGAGTCACATCCCTAGAGCCACAGTAGGCTTGGGTCCCAAAGCTGTACTGTGCTGTGACAGAGGCAGCTGGGGTGAATTGCCGGCAGAGTGTTCCAGCTTGCACCTGTAGTGCCTAGTCCACTATGAATGGCAAGATCATCTCCACATCCAGGAGTGCTTTCCTATAGCTAGCTAAGCCCAGTGCACCCAAAGAATGATGGAACCTGTGGCTGGAAAAGTGCTGTGAAAATACCCAGCGTGCATGTCGCTTGTTGCTGGGTTTCCCACGTGCAGGTTCCTTCCTCAGAGTTGCCCCAATTTCTGTTGGCAAAACTCTCATCTAAGCGATTTTCCCGGGATGGGCATCTGTCGAGTATTTGGAGggtaaaagggaagaaataatggGACACAATTCCTTGGGTACATGTTGTGGCACTTCCCGCTGTATTCGGAATCCTGGGACACGATTTTCCCGAACCACTGGAAACCCCGATAACTGGACTCTGCTTGGAAAATATCCAGCCGATCTGTGGCCGCTTTTTGTAACAACAACTTAAAAACCAGTTCTTAGGGGATCTTCATAATCAAAACGTCATAGGAACTGTAAAGGACACCTCGATTCCAGTAATGTCCTGTGGAAGTTCACTGGAAATGGATTCAAATCAAGGCTCTCTGTCAACAAGCCAATTTCAACAGGTATATTTTATTCCAAGTGTTCTTGAAAAATAACTAACTCACAAAGAAAAGTGATCTACATCACTAAGTATTTAAGAAACGGAAATGCAACGTGCAGCAAGGTATTACCTCACAAGAGTCAGAATGCCTATGGTCAAAATGTTTACAGGCAATATATGTGGGAGAGGGCTTGGAGAAATGAGAATCCCACTAAGCCATTCATAGGACTGCATAATGGAAACTGGCATTATTGTAAACTCAATGCAGTTTCCCTAAATTCCCAAGAATTACCCTATGGAAACCCTATGGCCCTCTGGGACAGAAACAAATAGAACACCATCTTTGCAAATCACAACAGCACTCCTACGTTGCTTGCAGACCTATTTATGATAACCAAGATATGGTACCCACCAGACGGCCCATCAACGGATGATTGAAaaacgatgtggtacatatatataatggactattatacagaagtaaaaaaggatgaaaaaatgcatatataaaaaCTTGGAAGACCTGGATGGATCACATTCAGGATACtaagttagaaagaaaaagaaatatcatagaaTATCTCTTATTGTTGGGTGTAAAACTTGATACAAATAACTATACTTTACAAACACAGACCAAATCACAGACGTTGAAACAAATTTGTACCACATGGAGAAGGTTGGGAGAGCTATAAACTAGGAGGCTGGGCTTAACACATGCACACTAATGTATATTATACCGATACCACCCATGAACTACGCTGAACTCAAACAACTGTTCCCAACACTGTGAAATAACCTTCATGGGAACACAATCCAAAAgacaatagatatatgtacatatagaaCGGAATCAAGCTACTGGAGTGCTACAAAAAACACAACACAGTAATTAATTATGTggcactataaaataaaaattcaattagtaataaaatgaaagaatgcacCCCTATTGCCCTCATGTCTAGTTGACCTTGCCTGGAGTCACATCCTTGGAAGGTGAGCAGGATTGGGTCCCAACACTGGACTGTGGTTGGACCGAGGCAGCTGGGGTGGATTTGCCAGCAAAGCAGTCCGCCGTGCATCTGTAGTGCTTCGTACACCTTGGACGACACCACTATCTCCATATGTAGGAGTGCCTTCCTACACCTAGCCAAGCACAATGAACTCAAAGAATGACGGATCCTGTGGCTTAAAGACTGCTGTGAAAACACCCGGAGTCCAGATGTTTTGGTGCCAGGGTTCTCACCTCTAGCCTTCTTCACAGAATCGTCCCAGTTACCTGCCTCAACACTCTCGTCTCGGGGAATTTGCCGGGATCAGGATCTGTCAAATATTGGGGTGTCAGGGGGATCAAGTAATGGGACACACTCCTTTGGGCGTTTCTGATGGCACATTCCGCTCTAATTTCCGTTCAGGGACACGAGTTTTCCGAAGGTCAGGCTTCCCGTATAACCGGACAGTGCTAAAAAATTCTGACCCCTTGTGGCCGCCTCTTGTAACAGCAACTTAAAAACTGGTGGTTAGTGGAACTTCGTAATCAAAAATACTGAGGCGCTGTAAAGTACACCTACCCTGCAGAAATGTCCTGGGGAAGGTCGTTGAAAAAGGATTCAAATCAGGGCCCTTGTTCAACAAGCCATTTTGAAGAGCTACACTTTATTcccagtgttaaaaaaaaactcacaaggAATAGTGTTCTATATCACTAAGTATTTGAGAAAGGGAAATCCAAATTACGAAAAGGCATCACACACACTGCATCTGATCAAGGTCAGATGTCTACAGGCAATCCATATGAGAGAGGACTTGGAGAAATGAGAATTCCCCCAAGGCATTCTTAGCAGTGCACATTAGAAACTGGCCTTATGGAAACCAGTATGCAGTTTCTCGCATATATACACCAAGTACTAACCCATGATCAGACAATGGTTTTCCTGGAAGTATATGTGCAGAACACCATCCCTGAAAATCACAAAGGCACCCCTTCCTCCCTTGCTGAGCCATGTATGATAGCCCTGATATGCATAAACCACAATGTCCACCCACAGAGGAATGAAAATAGACAATGGAGTACATATACAAAATGGAGGATTACACAAccataaaaatgtatgaaaaaataCCCACTAaagcaacatggaaggacctgGATTTGATCACATTCAGGatagtaagttagacagagaaagacacatatcctgagATATCTCTTATGGGTGGGGTTTAAATCTTGACACAAATAAACTATACTTTACAACatggaaactgagtcacagattAGACACCAAAGTATGCGCACCAGAGTGAGAAGGTTGGGTGGAGTCATTGTCTAGCAGATTAGGATTCACATATGCAAACTAATGTATGTAAAACAGAATAGCAGTCAGGAATAACGTTGAACTAAGTAAACTGTTCCCAACACTCTGGAATAACTTAAATGGAAAGAGCATAGAAAAGAGCAaagatacatatacatgtataacagaGTCAAGTGGCTGTACAGCCAATgaaacacaacagtgtaaattaaCTGTGTTAAATTGATAATTAAAACATCAATTTAAATTAAAGGAATAGGCGCACTTCCTGTGTTTGTGGTTCGCAGCTGCAGGTTCCCGGCTCGTGCCCCGCAGTTCCTGAGCTTTGCGGAAAGAAGAGATTACTCAAAAACAATTCTGAAGTAGAGGACGCAGTTGTAGTGAGCTTTTTGCTAAGCTTTTCAGCCCAGAACGGCTATGGAATTCAGAGCAGTTTCAAGCCCTGTACCTCCGAATTCTCAGGAACAAGAGCTAATACTTGTGAAAGTAGAAGAAAGCTTTTCTTGGGGTCAGAAACTTAAGCAGAATGGGAGTACCCAATCCTGCCAGGAATTGTTTCACCAGCAGTTTTGAAAGTTTTGCTTCCAGGAGACATCTGGGCCCCGGGAGGCTCTGGGCCGACTCCAGGAGATTTGCTCTCAGTGGCTGAGGCCAGAGTTGCACATGAAGGAGCAGATCCTGCAGCTGCTGGTGCTGGAGCAGTTCCTGAGAATCCTGCCTGAGGAGCTGCAGATCTGGGTTCAGCAACACAGTCCAAAAAGTGCTGAGGAAGCTGTGACTCTTGGAGGATTTGGAGAGGGAATTTGATGATCCAGGGCAGCATGTCCCAGCTAATCCACAGGGACCAGCAGTGCCATGGATGGATTTGACATGTCTTGGACCATCCCAGGAGTTAACAAACTTTGAACTCCAGCCTTTAAAGACACAGCTGAAACCCTCGGAACCTTGCCTTTCTCACAGAAGCGATTGTGAGAACAATGGATCAGCaacaaagaaggacatttcagGAGAGAAGTCGCAAAGACTTCCCCAGAAGCCTTCATTTGGAGGAATTAGTGAACATGAAAAAAGCTATTCAGAGTGGCAGCAAGGAAGTGCTACAGGGGAGAAATTAAGAAGATCCCCTTCCCAAGGGGGTAGTTTTAGTCAAGTAATCTTCATACACAAATCTCTAGGAAACAAAGACCATCCTGAGCCCCAGAGAAGGTTGACTCTAAATACAAACTCTATAACATATCAGAAAGTTCCTATAGAAGAGAGACCTTACAGGTGTGATGTATGCGGGCACAGCTTCAAACAGCATTCTGCTCtaactcaacaacagaaaatcCATACTGGAGAAAAGCCATACAAATGTAGCCAGTGTGGGAAGGCCTTTAGTTTGAGGTCCTATCTTATCattcatcagagaattcatagtGGTGAGAAAGCATATGAATGTagtgaatgtgggaaggccttcaacCAGAGCTCAGCCCTCAGTAGACATCGGAAAATCCATACTGGTGTGAAAGCTTgtaaatgtaatgaatgtggcaaAGCATTCAGTCAAAGTTCATCTCTCATTATCCATCAAAGAATTCGCACTGGTGAGAAACCCTACGAGTGTAATGAGTGTGGGAAAACCTTTAGCCAAAGCTCAAATCTTATTAGACACGAGCGAATTCATACAGGAGAAAGACCTTATGAATGTAATGAGTGTGGAAAAGCTTTCAGGCAGAGTTTAGAGCTGATAACCCATCATAGAATAGTGGAGAGAAACCCTATTAATGTAGTGAGTGTGGAAAAGCCTTCAGTCTGAGCTCAAACCCCATTAGACACCAGAGAATTCACAGTGGAGAGGAACCTTATCAGTGTAATGAATGCAGCAAAACCTTCAAAAGGAGCTCAGCCCTTGTTCAACATCAGAGAATCCACTCTGGGGATGAGGCTTACATATGTAGTGaatgtgggaaggctttcaggcACAGATCAGTCCTCATGTGCCATCAGAGAGTCCACACTGCAAAGTGACTTATGAATACAATGAATACTGTAAACACTTCAGTCAGGCTTCTATCTTTGTTAGTTAAAAGGGTTTAATTTACTTTGGAGTAAGACTCCATGGAGGTAGTTGTACAGTACTAGATCTCAAATCAATCTGACTTTATATAGCACTTGCCAGTGCTCATGCACATTGTCCCCTGAAAGTTTTCCTGTGACAAATTAGAAGAGCAGACAGAAGAATCATTGCTTCCACCTTTCTCTTACCAGTAAGAATACTCAGGAACTGTGAAAGATGGGACTATAACATTGAAATATCATTTCCCATGAGAATGTCACAAAGGGCACAGCAACTCTGTCACTGCATCTAATTgtcagtgggccagatttggagGATGGTGTGGAGATTATGAGGGATATTTTGTCTCAGGAATGCAAAAATTTTACTGACCAGTTAAGAACAGTGGCAGGGCAGCAAGATATGGGGAAACAGTTTCATCGATAACTTATTGAGCCCACGGCAGACCAGAAGTGAGATagtgaaaaggaaatacaaattaagttATGCAACAGTTATTTTTTGAGTGGCTGTTTTGTTCCAGGCACTAGGGATACAGTGGAAAATAAGACCATACCTTCAGTTTCACAGACAACACAAACAGGCAGTGACACTGTGGTACAATCAGTGCTGTGTGATGTTAAGGAGTACCTGGCCCAACCTTGCATCAGGGGAGGCTTCTGAGAAAAATTGTCTGAAGGATGAGTGGCCAGGAATGTAGGCCGGCCAGGAAGACAGTCTGGCACATCTGAGGAAAGGAAAAGGCCATTTTGCCTGGAGTATTCTTTTTGAGTTCCTTTTGAAGTGGATTCCTGTCTGTAGGAAAAGCATGCATGTGGCCAGAATCTCTGTTTACTACAGTGCCTATAGTGAAACATGAGCCAGTGGAGAAATATGTTAATAGACAAAACCTGGAGTCCTTGGAGCATGGGGTGGTGAGGAGCTTTGTCTTGGTTTGTATGACCCCAGGGTAAGGGTTAAAATATAGTTTCCTTGTCCAATCTGGAGGCTAGGGCTTCCATGTGGGTGAGGGCAGGGGGCCAGAAAGAGCCCAGTCTAGAAGTTAAGAGTCTTAGAGTTCCAAATCTCaccctcacagacataaagaCTCCTTTGATTCTTAAGACGTGACCAGCGCTTCTGCCGGCTTCCTCCTAACTCCCCAGGCTCCGGGTCGGAAGCCGCTACGGCTgccatttcatttgtttctgggtctGTACTCTCACAGTTCCTAGTGTGCACCCCTAGGCTCAGGCACTAAGAACTTCCTCCATTGCTGGGTCTGTTACTCTCCAGGCGCCTCCCATGTGTTCAATTTTGTCATATCAGCAGTATTTCACAGTCTTGTGAATTTTGTTAAAGACCATGCTAAAGGGAAATAACAGTAACAGTCACGATCCATCCAGAGAGACTGCCCTCTTCTGAGGGACCCAGCAGGAAAAGGGTCCCTAGACTGGTGCTTCACAGTGCAATGCAGAAAGGTGTGTAGGTTAGTCAGCAACAGAAAGACATGTTATTTAAAATACCTAATAGGACAGAGTTACGACACACCTTACCAAAAATTCAAGCCTTTGGGAATCTCGAGTCCTCTACATAGGAAGAGTTTTAATGAGGATAAATAGAGAAGTAATGTTTCTGTTGGGGCATGAGCATGTACTAACCAGTAAGAATGGCAGGAGGACTAGATGTCCATGCTTGGAGACAGAATGTGACAAAAGAAAGGGCTAGGTTAAATAACAAAATAGCATGGTAAAACTATTCAACTCATATTCCTCTTCCATAGAGGAAGATCCAATCAAACTGAAAAGGGCAGAACAAATGTTAAGTAGGAATTGATACAACATATATTACAAAAGGCAAATATTCTTTATATAGAGGGTTCTTACATATATTGGTAAGAAACATAATAGGTACTTGCAAAGGGCtttgtgtatatgtattactTCTCAGCCcatattttgcagatgaagaaatgaaggctTGAGGTCATGGCTTACTCAAGGTCATGTAGCTACAAAGTGGTGAGCTCAGACTTTAGACCCAGACAGTAGGAATCCAGAACGAGTCTGGGGAGCCACTTCTCTGTACTATCTCCCCATGAAAAAGTCCCAATAGAAAAAAGTAGTACTTAAATAGGCGAATCACAAAAGAATAAATGCCAATGGACAATAAATATTAGCCTTGCtagaattaaaaatgtatattaaagcaAGAGTTGAGATGGcactttttttccctcataaAACTAACAAAGATTCAGAGAAATTGGGACTCTATTGCTGCTGGTGAGATGTGAATAGATGCTGTGTGTGGCAATCAATACCAGAAGGCTTAAACATTGCCTTTTGACTTTAAAATTCTACCTGGAAATGTATGCTTCAGAAACAATCATGAATGTATACAAGTCTTAAAAGTTGTTAAAAGTGATGTTGattaatattaaataagaaaGTGTTCATATCTTAACTAAAAACATAAGATGATATGTACAATATGATTtgtgtaaaaatatattaatgcattaaaaatattggaaatatatataaaaaatataaattaaaggaATACCTCCTGTATTCCCTAAGTCTTTGGTGACTGGGCCGGGGTCACATCCCTGGAGTCTCGGAACGCGTGGGTCGCAAAGCTGTACTGTGGTGGGActgaggcagctggggagaattTTCCAGGAAAGGGGTCAAGCTTGCATCTGTAGTGCCTCATCCACTCTGAACGGCACCACTATCTCTACATCCAGGAGTGCTTTGCTATAGCTACATAAGGCCAATGCACCCAAAGAATGATGGACCATGAGCCTGCAATGGTGCTGTGAAAACACGCATTGTCTAGGTATCTTGGTGCTGGGTTTCCCACGTCCAGCCTCCTACCTCAGGGTCGCCCCATTTGCCGACAGCAACACTCTCATCTAGGGGATTCTGCCAGGATGGTGACCTGTCAAGTGGTTGGAGGTTAAGGGGGAAGATGTAATGGGACACAATCTCTTGGGAATCTCTTGTTTTGGTACCTACCCCTCTACTTTGAATTCAGGGACACGATTTTCCCGAATGACTGGATTCTCGGATAACCAGACTCTAGTTGAAAATAATCCTGCCGATCTTTGGCCGCTTCTtttaacaacaatttaaaaaccGGTGCTTAGGGGAACTTCATAATAAAAAAGTCAGTGGCGCTGCGAAGGACATCTACCCCACAGGAAGGTCCTGGGGATGGTCTTTGAAAAAGGCTGAAAATCAAGGCCCATTTTCAACAAGCCAATTTCAAGACGTACATTTTATTCAAAGTGTTCTTAAAAAGTAACTCACACACAAGGAAAGGTGATCTATATCGGTCAGTATTTCAGAAAGGGAAATGCAACCTACAGAAATGTATCAGCCCGCAGCAGTAAGAATGGGCACGGTCAAAATGTCCATAGGCAATATGTGTGGGAGATGGCTTGGAGAAATGAGAAACCCGCTAAGCCGTTCGTAGGACTTCACGTTGGATACGGGCATTATGGAacgcagtatggaggttccctaaataAATACACCAAGAACTATCATATGGTGACCCAATGGCCTCGGAGACAGACATACATAGACCACTATCATTGCAAATAACATCGGCACCCCTATGCACCATGCAGACCTACGGGtgataaccaagatatggaacaGACTGACAGCCCTCAACAgttgattgacaaataaaatgtggtacatatatagagtGGAGTATTACACAGACataaaaatacatgaacaaaatacCCACTACAGCAACATGGAAGGAATTGCATTTGATCACATTCAGGATAGTAatttagacagagaaagactcaTATTCTGGGATATCGCTTATGGGTGGGGTATAAAACTAGATGCaaataaactatactttaaaaCACAAATACTGAATCACAGACGTAGAGAGCAAATTATGGGTACAAAAAGGAGAATTTTGGAGGGAGGCATAAACAAGGAGGTTGGGATCAACATATGCACACTAATATACATGCAAAAGAGAACACCAGCCAGGACTTAAGTTTTACTCAGTCAAATGTTCCGAACATTCTGGAATAGGCTTTACAAAGAGAGAATTGAAAAGAGCATATATAGATGTAGATAGAGATATACAGatagagatatatatagatattcacGTATAACGGATTCAAGTGGCTGTACAGCCAAAGAACCACAGCAGTACAAATTAAGGATgttccagtataaaataaaaattcaattcaaattAAAGGAATATTTCCTGTATTCCGTAAGGCCTTGGTGACCAAGACAGGGGTCACATCCCTCGACCGCAGGAACCTTGTTTTCCAAAGCTGTACTGTGGTGGAACTGAGGCAGCTGGGGCGGATTTCCCACCAGAGTGTTCCAGCTTGCACCTATAGTGCCTAGTCCACTATGAATGGCAATATCATCTCGACATCCAGGAGCGCTTTCCTATAGCTAGCTAAGCCCAGTGCACCCAAAGAATGATGGAACCTGTGGCTAGAAAAGCGCTGTGAAAACACCCGGCGTTCAGGTCTCTTGTTGCTGGGTTTCCCACGTCCAGCTTCCTTCCTCAGAGTCGCCCCAATTACCGACTGCAAAATTCTCAACTCAGCGATTTTGCTGTGATGGGGATCTGTCGAGTAGTT
Protein-coding regions in this window:
- the LOC137217883 gene encoding LOW QUALITY PROTEIN: zinc finger protein 397-like (The sequence of the model RefSeq protein was modified relative to this genomic sequence to represent the inferred CDS: inserted 3 bases in 2 codons; substituted 2 bases at 2 genomic stop codons) — its product is MEFRAVSSPVPPNSQEQELILVKVEESFSWGQKLKQNGSTQSCQELFHQQFXKFCFQETSGPREALGRLQEICSQWLRPELHMKEQILQLLVLEQFLRILPEELQIWVQQHSPKSAEEAVTXLEDLEREFDDPGQHVPANPQGPAVPWMDLTCLGPSQELTNFELQPLKTQLKPSEPCLSHRSDCENNGSATKKDISGEKSQRLPQKPSFGGISEHEKSYSEWQQGSATGEKLRRSPSQGGSFSQVIFIHKSLGNKDHPEPQRRLTLNTNSITYQKVPIEERPYRCDVCGHSFKQHSALTQQQKIHTGEKPYKCSQCGKAFSLRSYLIIHQRIHSGEKAYECSECGKAFNQSSALSRHRKIHTGVKACKCNECGKAFSQSSSLIIHQRIRTGEKPYECNECGKTFSQSSNLIRHERIHTGERPYECNECGKAFRQSLELITHHRXSGEKPYXCSECGKAFSLSSNPIRHQRIHSGEEPYQCNECSKTFKRSSALVQHQRIHSGDEAYICSECGKAFRHRSVLMCHQRVHTAK